One segment of Coffea arabica cultivar ET-39 chromosome 7c, Coffea Arabica ET-39 HiFi, whole genome shotgun sequence DNA contains the following:
- the LOC113698076 gene encoding probable WRKY transcription factor 4, with protein MGQTEMATETGGGAAAKGQRRPTITVPPRAPFEPLFTSGSMPGYSPGPMTLLSNIFSPDSNSCSFSQLLAGAMASPIGKPTFFATAGDYSTENYAAKDVNFGVGNDKGSGYKQNRPMGLVVAQSPLFLVPPALSPSGFLNSPGFLSPLQSPFGMSHQQALAHVTAQAALSQSFVQIQADFQRASAIASAEAAELKPSSLPSETLQEEVHSIPAEPQTLKMVPLEASQSDKKTVSFALDKPASDGYNWRKYGQKLVKAKEHPRSYYKCTHPSCPVKKKVERASDGQVTEITYKGQHNHELPQPNSRAKDNSCLNGMMSSEVNPESGSRWQTEVTHDAATSHPNNLKHKAFTQLSSEQFPVASEQDEREDSATVIDEDIDDDDEPNAKRRSTEVGAGVPAPLHKTVTEPKIVVQTRSEVDLLDDGYKWRKYGQKVVKGNPHPRSYYRCTFAGCNVRKHVERASADPKAVITTYEGKHNHDIPAGRNSGQNNVNTNTKLKPRRPVARKSSVDREV; from the exons ATGGGTCAGACGGAGATGGCGACCGAGACTGGTGGTGGTGCTGCTGCGAAAGGACAGCGGCGGCCAACGATTACAGTGCCACCTCGGGCTCCTTTTGAACCCCTTTTCACCAGTGGGTCTATGCCCGGATACAGCCCAGGTCCGATGACCCTTTTGTCCAATATCTTTTCCCCTGATTCCAATTCCTGCTCGTTCTCTCAGCTGCTTGCCGGAGCCATGGCTTCCCCTATTGGAAAGCCCACTTTTTTTGCCACCGCCGGGGATTATTCTACTGAGAATTATGCCGCTAAAGATGTCAACTTTGGAGTTGGGAACGATAAGGGGTCGGGGTATAAGCAAAATAGGCCGATGGGATTGGTGGTGGCTCAGTCTCCTTTGTTTTTGGTCCCTCCTGCCCTCAGTCCTTCTGGCTTTCTCAACTCACCTGGTTTTCTTTCTCCGCTTCAG AGCCCATTTGGAATGTCCCACCAGCAGGCTCTAGCACATGTTACAGCTCAGGCTGCGTTATCCCAGTCATTTGTTCAAATTCAAGCTGATTTTCAGCGTGCCTCAGCTATAGCTTCTGCAGAAGCAGCGGAGCTTAAGCCATCCTCTCTGCCTAGTGAAACCCTACAAGAAGAGGTGCACAGTATACCGGCAGAACCTCAGACTCTGAAGATGGTTCCATTAGAAGCATCTCAATCTGATAAAAAAACCGTTTCCTTTGCTCTTGATAAACCAGCTAGTGACGGTTACAACTGGAGGAAATATGGCCAGAAGCTGGTTAAAGCAAAAGAACATCCTCGGAGCTACTACAAGTGCACGCATCCTAGTTGTCCTGTCAAGAAGAAGGTTGAGCGGGCGAGTGATGGTCAAGTAACTGAGATTACATATAAAGGACAGCACAATCATGAATTGCCTCAGCCCAATTCACGAGCAAAAGATAATTCTTGTCTGAATGGGATGATGAGCTCGGAGGTGAACCCTGAATCTGGTTCGCGATGGCAGACTGAAGTTACACATGATGCTGCAACTTCTCACCCGAATAATTTAAAACACAAGGCATTCACTCAGTTATCATCTGAGCAATTTCCTGTTGCCAGCGAACAGGATGAGAGGGAAGACTCGGCAACAGTTATAGATGAGGatattgatgatgatgatgaaccAAATGCAAAGAGAAG GAGCACAGAGGTTGGGGCAGGTGTTCCAGCTCCATTGCATAAAACAGTCACAGAACCAAAAATAGTTGTGCAGACAAGAAGTGAAGTTGATCTTTTGGATGATGGATACAAGTGGAGGAAATACGGACAGAAAGTTGTCAAGGGAAACCCTCATCCAAG GAGTTATTACAGATGTACATTTGCGGGATGTAACGTTCGCAAACATGTTGAAAGGGCTTCAGCAGACCCTAAAGCCGTTATAACTACATACGAGGGCAAACATAATCATGACATTCCAGCAGGTAGAAACAGCGGCCAAAACAATGTCAACACAAACACTAAGCTAAAACCGCGAAGGCCTGTAGCTAGAAAGTCTTCTGTAGATAGAGAAGTGTGA